The Clostridia bacterium genome includes a window with the following:
- a CDS encoding metalloregulator ArsR/SmtB family transcription factor, translated as MNISKICDALGNEVRYQIVKSLKNRSIATCCNRIEYYENGISVGDVVNATGLAQSTVSQHIKVLLEAGIIYKEKRGQWTCFFLNKEIIDEFVKGLSDDLIQANCDCK; from the coding sequence ATGAACATATCAAAAATCTGCGATGCTTTAGGTAATGAAGTCAGGTACCAGATAGTCAAATCACTCAAAAATAGATCAATTGCCACCTGCTGCAACAGGATTGAATACTATGAAAACGGCATAAGCGTCGGTGATGTGGTGAACGCTACAGGGCTTGCGCAGTCAACAGTATCACAGCATATAAAAGTACTCTTGGAAGCCGGAATCATTTATAAGGAGAAAAGGGGACAGTGGACTTGTTTTTTCTTGAACAAGGAAATAATCGATGAATTTGTTAAAGGCCTTTCTGATGACTTAATTCAGGCCAACTGTGACTGCAAATAA